CCACGATGTCAGTGCACTCAGCCAAGAAAGCCATTACAGCCTGTCGCATACTTGcctggcagtgggggtgggggttagaaCAGCCCATCATGGCGCCTTTGTTTTCAAAGATCTATTGGGTATGAGAGAGATTCACTAGTCACACAGACATCAAGTCAACCCCTCCTCACCATACCCTGTGGAAGCAGTACTGCTACCCCTCCCCAAACCAAAGGTACAGCTCCCCCTCACAGACCTGCACCCAAGGGTACTGGGCACCCAGCTCCTCTGTGACTGAGGCCCATGCATCGATGACAGCTCGGATCTCAGGGACAGACATGAGTGGCAGCGTCACATCCGACCAGGGGTGGAAGCACATGACCTTACTAGGTAGTGAGGACAGAAATGACAGAGAGATGTAGGGAATGGGTGCTAAGGGCAGGGCCCAAGCCCAGGCCTTAGTCTTCAGCCCGGGGCTGGAGGCTGTAAGAGGGGAAAGCCATAGTTACCAAACTCCTCTGGCGGCCTCTGCTCGGAAGAGAGGGTGGTCACTGGGTCCTGGAATAAAGGAGTATTACTCTCTGCAGCACAGGTTCCCCGGTCAGATGCAGTCTCCCTTCTCTCCAACAGTGGTTAAATTGAGGGTACCTGGATCTGGAGCATCTGGCTGCAGAGCTGGGAAGTCATTGTCAAACAGGAAGGTGCCATCATAGGGGGGGTTCACCTACTGACAAGAATAGGCTAGAAATACTACCACCTGACGGAATTCAAGGGTTACCGGGGCTGCAAGGGGGGCGAGGAAGGCCCACTCTAAGGATCAAAATCGCTTGACGGGAAATGACCCAAAAGGAGGCGCACTGCTCCCTCTTGTGGACGAAGGGCAGTAATAAGAAAGAACTATTTCCTCCTATTCCACTTGGTGGCTGTGTATTCGGGCTTACCTCCCCATTAGCTCGTGTGGCCCCGGGACACAGAGGGTTGAGTGGGTCATGGCGGGGCACCGTCTTCAGAAGCTGGGGCTCCACTTGTCCTTGCCAGGGTCGCTTCATGCGATGGGCTGACACTAACACCCACTCATCCTGGAGCGGGTTGTAGCGAATATGCTGGTGTTCTGGGGACAGTCAATCAAGGATCAGTCAGCAAaactccctgtctccctcttcccGGAATGGTTCTATTGCCCTAGCAGGCCCAAGTTCAGGGACGCTCGGTCTGAGCAGTGTTTCTAGAAGCTAAAGGCTGGCGGAGGGGAATTAAAGGGTTAAACGCTTTCAGTGCCACATGTCCTGCAAGTCCTTCCTTCCCTCGCCCGCCACCCTGGCCTCGGGTAGGAGTGCCGACCTTGACGCTGGAACTAGAACTTCCTACGGAAAAGGAAGGCTCGGCTCCGCACCGCAGTGGGTCCAGGCCGCCCAGCAATTACCGCTTGCCCGGAAGGTCGCTGCCATGGCGTCCGTCTCTGAAGCCTGCTGGCGCTGCTCAGGATCGGCTCCGCTGTGCGACATAAGGCCACACGAATTGACCTAAGGTCAATAAAAATGGTACACAGGGCTAAGCTCACCATTCCAGTTCCCCCGCCCACCCTGGCTGATTGGCTGGCCGCCAACACGTGACGACAGCCTGCCACTTGAGGGCGGGACTCCGGATCGCCACATACCTCACCAGGTTGTTAAGATGATTCTCCTGCTCCCTGGATTGGAGTCACTTGTCTATAGAGCATCTGTGAAAACTGGTTGCTGAATCCATTCGTCCGGCCACGGATTCAGCAGATATATACTGGAGGGGAAGCGAAAATTTCATACGCGTAGATAATGACTTTTGGTCATAGCCACCCTCCTTTGTTACTATCTCCTTTTCATCCGCCGAAACCTTTCGTCCCAGTAagtgaagagccccatactcgggagacccttcctcaagcctccggaatcgcgacccccccaaaatcacaagaaaccatacctggatgcaatcagcagaggtttattaggggaggagccggcggtcaaaaacgacatgctctttagctccaagagcagggtttttggccacgtgtggtgggttaaagggtcttttatagcatggggtggggggaggaaggcattttcgcgcgcttacacatgattggatatttcaaacatcagcaacttgcagaactggcagaacttgtagaaactcggacctcccagaaaagggagggagagagaagtaaacaccagatagcccattactcagttgggcttgtttggacttgtctgggcacgcccttgcatgcctttatttttttgtcaccctgcccctgcaggagcttaatatttttattatgactatatttaacaaattgttggtggtctttgctgaccatgaatttttgttattgttacaatgctgctttcaaattttgttctcacataaGCACCCCTACTTTCGTGTCCATTTTAGGGTTGCTTGCATGAGCTTAAGGCTATTTATTGGAGCATGGGCAACATATCAGCTTCATCACTCAAGGACACTCCTGCCAGGAATCTTTATCTGCCAATAGTCCCTCAGAAAGGGGGGAGCCTCGTGAGTCCTTCCCCCACTGCCCCAATCCGATATGAAACCTTAATGGGTCCATCCTCAAGttttgtgcaggtaaccacaggTGCAGTAAGTTCATGTGTGCAATGGCCGTCATGTTCAGAAGATATCGTTCAACTGAGCATCTTAACCGTATGCCAGGCACTTAGGTTCTGTTTGGAGCATAGAGTTGTCCTGTGCAGAGAATAACAGCATTCTGTACTCATAATGACCTGGGTCACCTGCAGAACAGCTGTGGTGAAGAtgcaagttgggggggggggggtgcggggcaGAGGGCAGGCTTGATCATACTATAGATGAGGCCTGCAGCCTGGAGGTGTGAGTACTTTACTGTAACTATGCCTCTATCCTCATCAGCAAAAATAAGCTTAGATAAAAAGAACtgagtagggctggagagatggctcagcggttaagagcactgactgctcttccagagatgctgagttcaattcccagcaaccacatggtgactcacaaccatctgtagtgggatccgaggccctcttctggtgtgtctgaagacagctataattatactcatatacataaaataaataaataaatcttaaaaaaaaaaaaaaaaaaaaagaaccgaGTAAGTATGGGGTGTGGTGGTATGGGGTgtggtggtggtatacacctgtaatcccagcactccagagacagagatagTAAAGTTACAAGTTCAAGTTCAGTCTGCGCAGTTCTACATAGCAAGAATCAATCTATAAATAAGTAAACCGTGTGTGTGCACGGTGGTGTGTTTGCCCATAGCCTCAGCTATTCTAGAAGCCGAAGCAGAAGATCATTTGAGCCCACAAGTTCTAGACCATCCTGGCCAATATAGTGAAGctaatctcaaaaacaagcaatAGGCCATCAGTGTCtgaaaagcagagacaggtgtCTCAATGAGCAGTAGCCTGGCTACAGAGAGTTCTGGCTACATAGAGCTCTAGGCTGCTGAGGTGTGGTCTGCTGCTATGCACTGTGATACTAAATACTGGCTCCCAAGGCCTGGCCGCCCCCGGGGACAAGGAGATGCTcatgtacaccaagtgatgctatggaACCTTGCCCCTCCttatccctgattggttaataaagatgcctacagcctatggctgggcagaagagaagtagACAGGACTTCAGTTCCTTGGGGATATGTGGCAGAGACcacaagggagagagagggtggagagagggaaagacactATGGGGTAAGGGATCCTGAGAACTGGCCATGAGGTCAGGCCAGTTGGACTAAGAGCAGCCCAAATAGAACATAGCAAGTCATATCCCTGAATTTAGACAAAATAGCcacagagggttgatatctgcccagctctactGCTATATTTGGCTTATTGCAAATATAAAGGTTTAGTGTTTTTTTTATCTGTATGGCAGGAAAATGGTGGGGGGTGGAGTGCAGGAGGGTGTGCAGCTGGAAAAGCacctcctgcaggaggacctaattgaggactgcctgagagaccaaggattgctggtgcagacaatgccagccaatcaggaactgctgtttagaagagacgCTTTCTTGGGATCAATGGGTCATGGGTGGAGGGTActaaggagcttgcagcagtttTCAGAGAGCTTGCTGCAgcgtttctcacctgctcctggaaTCTGTTTTGTTGACTCTGCGCCACCTCActtccaacccccaagggcaggtcGGGTGAGGCGGTGAGTAGTCCAGGGCACGGGAAACATCTGGCACCCAGCGTGGTCGATGGACGACTTCATCATCCTCATTTTGTGGCTGCTTGGGAACCTCCTTTTCCTGAGGCTTGATTTTGTCTGCCGCTGCAAGGACTGTGCTGGTGGTCCGACCTCACGATGCTGCTGTGGTGTCCCCTTTGGTTGCTTCTTCAATGAGTTGGCCCCTTAGTGTTTTATGTTGTGGATCTTGAGAAGGTGAGCACTTGGACCTCATTTCtgccttctttgtcttttcttgtgTCCATCTCATTGACCTAGCTTTTGATCTCGGTTCAATTCAAAGGCGAGCTTTCAGCGGCCATCTCTtcgcttttctttgtctttgggtaAACATGCTGTGGTGAGCGTGCAGCGGACagtattttctgtcttctttgtcttcgTCTGCTTATTTTCACTTTTGGTCTGGATCCATCCTGGTACCTGACACAGGGGTTGGTTTCCCAGGTAGTGGTAGCAGGGATTGGCTCTCGAATGCCTTTTCCATCCCAGGTACACCATCCAGACATAAGGCCTTTGAGCTACAATACCTGAGGGAGTCCCCTGCTTAATACACTGTGACTTTTGTCGCTTCTTCTGTCATATTTGTCACATCTGTTCATCGTTTGTTTCCTTTGTGCTCGTCATCATGCTTTTTTCCTTTGTGCTCGTCCCCTCTACCATCAAGGAACCCAGATTAGGGCTCTGAAAATCCTTCTGGTTACTCATGGTCTTAAGGTTAAGACTCACAACCTGGACCAATTTTGGGGAAAAAAGCTGCTATTTTGGCCCCCTGGATATCCCCAGAGAACCATGTGGGATCCTGACCTCTGGATGAATGTTCTCTTCCTCGCCCACAAGCATGAAGTACAGTGTGGGATTACCCCTCCCTTGTTCTTTGTCCCCATCCTCCTTGCAGTCGTTGCCAGTCTTGAGAATTCTTCCCCAGAGAAGTGGTGGCTGCCCATAACAAACACTGCCAGGATCAGGCTCATATTCACCTTTCCGTTACTGATGCCTCTGCTCCAGTCCTCCAGCCCTCAGACTCCAAGCTGTCCGCTAGCCCCACTGTCCCAGGTCCCTTATTCATGGGCCCTCCCACTCCTGCTCCATCAGAGGTACCCCCAGCTTATGCCTGTCTTGACTTAGGGGGACTTTGTCTTCCATCAGTTACTCCTGGTGTGGTTGCTTTTGAGATGCCCATCCCTCATGCTGGACTGCCTCTCCCCTGGGGGCCTCGTTCTCCTCAGGTATATCATGAGGCTTTCCCTGTCACTTTTGGCCCTGATGTGTTGACTAGGCCTTGGATTCCCACTCCTCTGGCAGACTTGGCACTAATCACAAAAGCTGCCAACAATTCTGGCCCAGATTCCCCTTAGTCTGAACAAGCACTGAAGCAATGGGCCATGCACCTCCAGACCTATTACGATTAGTATAATCTCCTTAAGGCAGTGCTCAACCCCACTGTGTTTCTCAATTGGAGGGCTGCATATCATGACTTGGCTGAGAATCAGGCTAGGATTAATTTGGAACATAACCTTAGCATTACTTTCGATATGCTAACTGGCCACGGGGCATGCATTAATCCTGTCGCTCAGGCCACTATTGGACTGCATGCTTACTTTAACCAGGTTGCTTTAAGGCCTGCACCCCTTGGGATCCATCTGCTTACTTTCTCAATCTTGTCTAGCAGTCTGGGGAATCCTTCACGGACTTCCTGTCCCATGTGACTTGGGCAGTGGAAAGATGAGTTGATGCTGGCCCAACCAGAGAAATGCTCAAGCGGCTTGCATGGGAATGCCTTAATGCTCCGACTAGCAATACTGTGGCAGCTGTAAAGAATGATGATATTCATAAAAGGGTTGTTGCCCTTGGTGATTTGGACCCTGGTGTGGGCCCCATTGCAGCCCTGACTGCTTCCATTGATGCCTTGGCCATGGAGCATGTACAGAGGATACACCCTTCCCCTGAAGGGCCCCCTGATCGCACCTGTTGGGGCTGTGGCAAGCCTGGTCACCTCAGACGGGACTGCCCCTCAGCTAGGCCCAAGATCTTATGTCCTTGTTATAACAAAGGTTTCCATCGGGCTAAGGATCGTCATTCTCAAAAACAGGAAGACAATTTAAACTCCAAAAGGGGCACCCCTCAGCCCCACCAGTAAGAGGGAGCCCTGCTCAGCCAGGAGTCTTTTGGACTTTGCCTGTGTTTCCTCACTCCCAGATGATAACTGTACACTTAGATGGTCTACCTATTAAAGGACTGGCTGACACAGGGGCAAATGTCACTATAATAACAAAAGAAGAATCATTGGGGTTCCCCTATTGGAGATTCTGGTCTGGTCCCTCCATTATGGGAGTTGGAAGCCACCAGTCCACCAAATGACTAACTGACTTGTCCATTGGCAGGACTTGGATGGCAATCAGGGCTCTTTTATACCTGTTGTAGCTGATGTTCTCCGAAACCTTTGGGGAAGAGATATTCTGGAAGACATGGGTGCCGTCCTTACTAGAGATGGTCATACCTTTTTTGATGACATTATGCAACTTGACCCACTAGACTTCACAGGTCACAAAGTTGGGGATCACCCCCAATTCTATTGACCACTGCCCACCCAGTGCCAATTGACATCAAGGTACCTAACCCTATACCGTTGGCTTAGCTGTCTGGAGCAGATATCTGGGTGGACCAATGGCCCATTTTGTAACCTAAGCTTTCTGCTCTCAAGGAACTGGTTTTGGAACTAGCTTTGGGTCATGTGGCACCCTCAACCAACAGACATAATACTcccatttttgttattaaaaagtcAGGGAAATATAGAATTCTACAGGATCTGAGAGCCATtaatgaacatattttaaaaatggggaacactCAAGTAGGACTACCTCGTCCTAGTGCTATCCCACCCAAATACCATGTGGTGATCCTAGATATTAAGGATTGCTTTTTCCAGGTCCCTCTGGCTCCCCAGGAGAGATGCTGTTTTGCCTTCACAGTACGGGAGCCTAATATGAATAAATAAGCTAAAAGATATCAGAGGACagtcctgcctcagggcatgAAAGATAGCCTGCCCATTTGTCAGCTATATGTGGTTAAAGCCATACAGGGAGTCCTTGGGATGTCTTTGTAGTTCGTTACATGGATGATATTATGCTTGCACATCTTAGCCTGACTTATCTTAAAAGGGTGTCCTCTCAACTTGGAAAAACTCAACTTGAAGGTTGCTTCTGAAAAGATTTAGAGAGTTCCCCCATATGCCTTTCTGGGCTTTTCTATCTCTGACAGGATTATTAAGCCCCTGACCTTCTCCATCATAGCAAAAGAATCCTACTCCCTTGTGGAACTACGACAATTGTGTGAACTGTTAACTGGCTCAAACATTTCCTGTCTATTCCAGACCAGGAGATGAGgcacttcttttttctcttgtgtTGGGGGGTCTAGCAGCCCCTCCACCGGAGTTAAACTAACATCTGGGGCTAGTAACCTACTACTGAATGTTATGGCACTCCTTTCTCTATCAACTCTGGAAAGGCATGATCCATGGAAACCCCTCCTGACCATAATTCCGTGCTCCTTTGAGAGGGTCCTAGAAGTGTTATGGCAGAATGAGACCTTCATGTGGTTGCACCAGGCCCATTCTGATCTACTTAAGGTTACCTCAAAGTTTGACATTGCCTTCTGCCTTGTCTTTAAGGCAAGAGGCTTAGCAAGGAGAACTTATATCAGGGAACCAGACAAAACAATTCTACCATTCTCCTTACGATATTCTCAATCATTATTGGCAGATTCCATCAGCTTTCAGGAAATGGTAGTGGAGTTCACAGGCTCGTTGGATAATCACATGCCACCAGACAAGCGTCTTACTGCTTTGTCTCAGCTGCCAATTACAGTTAAACCCCATAGCATATCTAGCTCTCGCCCCATTCCCAATACAACTATGGCCTTTTCTGATACTAATAAAGCCAGATATGGGGTTCTTATTTATAGACGGGGGAGGGGGTGTCAGGGGGAGGACACAACTCACATTCTCCCAAATCTTGGCTCAGTGCAACTAGGTGAATTATGTGGAGTCCTGAAAATGTTTGAGTGCTGCCAACAGGAGCCAGTTAATATCTTCTCAGATAGCCAGTATGCAGTACAAGTTGTCCTTCTCCCAAGAATCCAGCCTCCATTTGGATGCCTATGTTAAATACCACCCACTTTCATGCTGTCACTCTGATGACCCAGACTCATTTACAACCCCTACACTGGGGGGAAGAGGGATTTTGGTATTATAGCTACCTTCACTGCGGCCATCATTGCAGGCATTGCTGGGGTAACAACAGCTGCTGTTACCTTGACCCTGACAGCCACTATGGTAGAGACTATTAATGCTGTACTCTCTAAGTCAGCTGAGGCGCTGCAAGCACAGGAGGTACTAAATCAGCATCTTTATCAAGCCATCACATTTTACAACAGATTGACTTACTGGCAGAAGACAAGACACTGGCCTTTGTTAGGAACATGTCTCTATTGGCATGTGACCCCAAGTTTCACTCAATCTGCATAACCCCTTACCAGGTACATAACACCACTGAAGCCTTAAAACCATTGGCTCAGTATCTTAATGGTATCTGGTCAGACAAATTCCTTAACTACTCTGTG
Above is a window of Arvicanthis niloticus isolate mArvNil1 chromosome 5, mArvNil1.pat.X, whole genome shotgun sequence DNA encoding:
- the Galt gene encoding galactose-1-phosphate uridylyltransferase isoform X5 — translated: MSHSGADPEQRQQASETDAMAATFRASGNCWAAWTHCEHQHIRYNPLQDEWVLVSAHRMKRPWQGQVEPQLLKTVPRHDPLNPLCPGATRANGEVNPPYDGTFLFDNDFPALQPDAPDPGPSDHPLFRAEAARGVCKVMCFHPWSDVTLPLMSVPEIRAVIDAWASVTEELGAQYPWVQIFENKGAMMGCSNPHPHCQVWASSFLPDIAQREERSQQTYHSQHGKPLLLEYGHQELLRKERLVLTSEHWIVLVPFWAVWPFQTLLLPRRHVQRLPELTPAERDDLASIMKKLLTKYDNLFETSFPYSMGWHGAPTGLKTGATCDHWQLHAHYYPPLLRSATVRKFMVGYEMLAQAQRDLTPEQAAERLRVLPEVHYCLVQDKETAAIA
- the Galt gene encoding galactose-1-phosphate uridylyltransferase isoform X2: MSHSGADPEQRQQASETDAMAATFRASEHQHIRYNPLQDEWVLVSAHRMKRPWQGQVEPQLLKTVPRHDPLNPLCPGATRANGEVNPPYDGTFLFDNDFPALQPDAPDPGPSDHPLFRAEAARGVCKVMCFHPWSDVTLPLMSVPEIRAVIDAWASVTEELGAQYPWVQIFENKGAMMGCSNPHPHCQVWASSFLPDIAQREERSQQTYHSQHGKPLLLEYGHQELLRKERLVLTSEHWIVLVPFWAVWPFQTLLLPRRHVQRLPELTPAERDDLASIMKKLLTKYDNLFETSFPYSMGWHGAPTGLKTGATCDHWQLHAHYYPPLLRSATVRKFMVGYEMLAQAQRDLTPEQNSESLLDSTPW